From the genome of Sediminibacter sp. Hel_I_10:
CACCAAATATGGGAGAGACCTATACCTCAGGATTTAAAGCCATGTATTTTGATTTAGCAGAGCAATATCAATTGTCCTTTATTCCATTTATTTTAAAAGATGTCGGTGGCATTCCTGACCTGAACCAGAGTGATGGCATCCATCCCACAGTAGAAGGTCATGAAATTGTAGCCAACACCGTTTGGGAGGTTTTAAAACCAATACTTGTGAATTGATTAATAAAGCCTTAAACCAATTGAGTTCAAGTTTTTATTTAGAATATTGTAATTCAATAAATAAGCTTATTCTAAGAAAACAAGAAGGCTTACAAGTTACGATTCTATTAAATTTTTAAATACGTTTGGGTTGTTTTAGCCTATTCCCGTAATTCGTAAAAAAAAAACAGATATGACGATTTTTGTAGATATGGATGATGTCTTGGCTGACACTTACGGCAAGCACATTGAATTATATAATAAAGAGCACAGCACTTCACTTTCCGTTGCCAATATTGAGCACGGCGAGGTTTGGCAAAATGTTCCTGAAGCGCACGCTGGCAGCATTAACAAACATGTTCACACTCCAGGATTTTTTAGAAATTTAGAGCCTATTGCAGACAGCCAAGAAGTGATTAAAGCACTTTGGGATCAACATGAAGTATATATTGCTACAGCGGCTACACAGTTCCCGAATTCTTTACAAGAGAAGAGTGCGTGGCTTGCAGAGTTCTTTCCTTTTATTACTTGGCAACATCAAATTATGTGCGGGCATAAATTTATTTTGAATGGAGATTTACTAATTGATGATCGCTCCTATAATTTAGATCCTTTTGAAGGAGATACCCTATTATTCAATTCACCTCATAACCGCAAAGATGTTGGTTATGAACGCGTGGGAAGCTGGAAAGAAATTGCAGAAAAGCTACTTTGATTTCCAAATCAGTAGACCTTTTCGTTTAAAAAACTATTATAATAAAAAACAGCAAGACCATATGGACTTGCTGTTTTTAAATTCACTTTTAATGGATTGGTTTTTAACTTACCAACTCCACTTTGAGTTCTATAGTGGTATTCAATAATTTTGACACTGGACAAACTTCTTTTGCTTTATGGGCAATTTGTTGAAATTTCTCAGCATCAATCTTAGGAACATCTCCTTTTAAGTTAAGCACAACTTTAGTAATAGCACCGTCTTCAAAGGTTACAGTAGCATCAACATCTAAACTTGTTGCTGTAAAATCTTCTTCATTTAAGAGAAAACTCAATTGCATTGCGAAACAACCTGCATGTGCCGCACCAATTAATTCTTCAGGATTTGTTCCCTTTTTCTCATCTTCAAATCGTGTGTGAAAAGAATATTGCGTACCATCAAGCACCTTGCTTCCTGTAGTAATTTTTCCTTTTCCTTCTTTTCCACTGCCTTTCCATTCAGCATTTGCTTTTCTTGTAAATTTCATAGTTATCTATTTTTAGTTAAACTTCTTGTGTTTTCTTCGCTTTTGGATAATCGGTATATCCCTTCGCACCAGTGGTGTAAAAGGTGTCTTTATCCCAATCTGCCAACTCTAAATCGTATGTAAAACGTTCTACGAGATCAGGGTTAGAAATGTATAATTTTCCGTAGGAAACCAAATCTGCATGACCTTCTTCAATCACTTTGTTCCCTTTATCTTGATCAAATTCTGAATTGATCATCAAAGTACCATTGTACAATGGCCTGAAATGTTTGGCAATATCTTTTACTGCATAAGCAATTTCCGAAACATCTGTAAATGGTTCTGATAAATGAACGTAAGCCAAATTATAATCATTCAGTTTTTTAATAATATATTCAAATGTTGGAATCGTTTCTTCATCCATAGTAATCCCGAACAAGCCATGAAGTGACGGATTGAACCTAGCGCCTATACTTTCCTGAGGAATGACCGTTTTGATAGCATCTAGCACCTCAAAAAAGAAGCGCGTTCTATTTTCAATACTTCCTCCATAATCATCTGTACGCTTATTTGACGTCCCGTTAAAAAATTGATGAAACAGATACCCGTTGGATGAATGGATCTCTACACCATCAAAACCAGCTTTAACTGCATTAGCTGCAGCATTTTTAAAGTCGTTGACGGTGGTTTTAATCTCCTCTAAGCTCATCGCTTTTGGAATAACCGTATCTTTAAAGCCTTCGGGTGTGTAACATTGCGCATCAGGATTTATGGCCGAGGCTGATAATGGTAATTTCCCATCGTGAAAATCAGGATGAGACATACGCCCAACATGCCATAACTGAATAAAAATCTTTCCGCCTTTATCGTGCACTCTTTTTGTAACCTGCTTCCATCCTTCTACTTGAGCTTCAGAATGAATTCCAGCGGTATGGATATAGCCTACCGCTCTCTCTGAAACCTGAGAGCCTTCAGTAATAATAAGTCCAGCAGAAGCGCGTTGCTCATAGTATAATCCATGCAGCTCATTCGTGGGGACATTACCATCGTTATCTGCTCGACTTCGCGTCATCGGCGCCATAACGACACGATTTTTTAAAGAACAATTTTTATGATAAGGGGTTAATAAGTGTTGTGTACTCATAAATTGGTTTTTCGTTTAAATTTAAATAAAATAAAAAACAAGACAGCCGTAAAGTTGCCTTGTTCCGTTGTAAACTCATTATTAAAGTGCTTTTGCACCTGCCTCTGCAACAGTATGGTCATTCTCTACAGAACTCCCACTTACGCCGATAGCGCCAATAATTTCGCCTGATGCATTTTTAATTGGTATACCTCCTGGGAATGAAATCAATCCGCCGTTAGAGTGCTCAATATTAAAAAGTGATCCTGCTGGTTGGGATAGTTTTCCTATGTCTCCAGTTGGCATATCAAAAAATCGTGCTGTCTTTGCTTTTTTAAGCGAAATATCTGCACTACCTAACCAAGCGCCATCCATTCTTACGAATGCTACTTGATTAGCACCTGAATCTACTACGGAGATATTCATTTTTGTATCGATTTCTATCGCTTTTGCTTTTGCTTTCTCAATAATGTTTTGGGCTTGTTCTAATGTAATGTTCATGAGTTTTTGTTTTTAGTTAATTAATAGCAGTTATATGCTCTTGAATACCATAAAGTTATCACTCATAAATAGCAAAACCCTTAACCTATATCAATTAGTAAAACATTAACGTTTTAACTTAGAACGAACTCGACTTAAATTTTCGGGCGTTACCCCGAGATAATTGGCAATATGATAATTGGTCACCCGATTCTCAATATTGGGATAAGCCTTGCAAAACTCTAAATAACGGGCTTTCGTGTCTTTTTCCAAAGAAGATAATATTCGCTGACGCTGAGAAATAAATGCATTGGTGATCAGGATTCTAAAGTAGCGCTCAAACACGGGAGCCTCTTTGTAAATTTGCTCAAGCCGATCATAGCGCATAGAAAACAATTGAGAATCTTCAATGGCTTCAATATACAATCTTGAGGGAGCATGATTGTAAAAGGCCTCGAAATCACAGATCCACCAATTTTCTATGGCAAACTGAATGATGTGTTTATTACCCTTTTCATCCATGTAATATGCTTTCAAACATCCTTTTACAACAAAACATATATATTTTACCTCAGTACCTGGTTGCAATAAATATTTTCCTTTTGAGACGGAAATATCATTCAAGGATGTCTTAAAGAGATGGATAGCCTCCTCTGAAGGGGCGACATAACGCTTTAAATGTTCTTTGATTGATGCATGCATATTACAAATATGAAGAATATTGAATCTGAACTACGGGATGTCCTAAAATAAAACCCAAAACTCATTAAAAAATTTATAGCATTATAAAACCTAAAAATAACATCAGATTAATTTAGAGACCTTATTTTTTTAATCCATTCAGATTTTACGCTTCTGTGACTAATTGAGATTTTGGCAAACCCATTTCATAAAGGGTAGCCGAAATTGCCTCAACCATTGGTGGTGGTCCGCAGAGATAAACTGGTGTCGTGGTTTCTAAATTATGTTTTTTAAGAAAATCTTTATCAATTTGACCGTGATCATAATCCTCATGATTTTCCTCAGAAAGAATGAGATGACATTGATTTCCTAACCAAGCTTCTAAATTATTCTTGTAAATAATATCTTTTTCCTTATGATTTCCGAAGAACAATTGATTACCCTCCAACTCACCTTTTCGTTTTAAATCTTTCATTATGGCTATAAAAGGCGTGATACCGGCTCCTCCTGCTATAAAGGCTCCTTTTCCTTTATAAGAAATGGCTCCCCAAGCATCACCAATCCACATATGGTCACCTACTTTGAGTTGCTCTATTTGTTCGGTTACGCCATCATGTGAAGGATAGCTTTTTATGGTAAATTCTAGTTCGTGATCTTCTGGTAAACTTGTAAAGGTAAACGGACGCTTCTTGTCTTTCCAACCCTCCTTGTCAATTGAGACTTCTGTGGCCTGACCAGGATGAAAGGTATACCCTTTTGGTTTGTCTGCAACCAAATGCACGACATTGTGATTGATATGTTCTATTTTTTTTAATTCTATTCTATGTTCCATGTTTTTTATTTAATGTTCTCAAAAAAAAGTGCTGTTTAATTGACTGTTAGAAGCCAATTGCAGAATTTATCTTTTAAGATGTTGGTGCAACTCTCCAAATAATTCCTGCGTCATCGTCATTTACCAAAAGTGCACCATCTTTGGCAACAGTAACACCAACAGGACGACCATAGACTTCACTCTCTTCTCCTTCGGCTATAAAACCAGTAAGAAAATCTTCAGGCTGTTGCGGCTTTCCATTGGTAAAAGGTACAAACACCACTTTATAACCAGCAAAATTTGCACGATTCCAAGACCCATGTTGTCCAATAAAAGCGCCATTTTTATAAGTTGACGGAAAAGCGTCATTGGTATAAAACGTTAAGCCGAGTGATGCCGTGTGGCTACCTAATGGTACATCTGGAATAATGGCTTTTTGAACCAAACTATCATGCGGCTCATCTTTCCATCGAGGGTCTTTGATAGCGCCATAATAGCTATAGGGCCAACCGTACCAACCCCCTTTTTTGACACTGGTCATATAATCTGGCACCAAACTGTCTCCTAATTTATCACGCTCGTTTACAGCAGTCCACAACGCTCCTGTTGATGGATTCCAATCCATTCCAACTGGATTTCTTAATCCTGAAGCATAAATAATTTCACCGCTACCATCTAAATTCACTTCTAAAATATTGGCCCGACGTTCTTCTTTCTCCATACCCTGTTCTCCTACATTACTTGCAGATCCTACAGAAATATAGATTTTATCTTTGGCTTTATTGGTGATGATGTTCCGTGTCCAGTGATTGTTATATCCGCTGGCTGAAAGTTCTACAATTTTATCACCTGGAGAGGTCATCTTAGTCATCCCTTCTTTGTAAGGATACTTATAAAGCCCATCGGTATTGGCTACATAAAAATGATCATCAATCACAAGCATTCCAAATGGTTGATTCAAATCTTCAAGAAATACGTGACGTTCATCTATCATGCCGTCATTATCGGTATCTCTAAGTAAACTTATTTGATTAGCACTATTTTTAGTATTGGCCTCAGACACAAAATAGTCGCCGTTAGGTGCAAGGTAGGTCCATCTAGGATGTTCAAGTGAATCTGCAAAACGAGACACCGTGAATCCTGCTGGTGCTTTTGGAGTCATGCCATCTGGCCAAGGCACAATCTTACTTTCCTTGGTTACAGATTCTGACGAATAAGGTGCTACGAGCTCTAAAGTGCCAATAGCAGTTTCTACTTTATCGTTTGCCGTACTGGCAATTTCTTTTTTTTCTTCTTTACTTACATTATCCTTACAGCCTAAAAATAAAGTGGCGGCTATAATGACTAAGGGTAGTTTTTTCATAGTTGATTTTTTCGTTGTCATGAAAATAATCAAAGCATGAAACACAGACCTACGCTATTCAACATTATTTTAACGCATATCCTCATTTGCGTCTAAAATCAAGGGA
Proteins encoded in this window:
- a CDS encoding Crp/Fnr family transcriptional regulator, which gives rise to MHASIKEHLKRYVAPSEEAIHLFKTSLNDISVSKGKYLLQPGTEVKYICFVVKGCLKAYYMDEKGNKHIIQFAIENWWICDFEAFYNHAPSRLYIEAIEDSQLFSMRYDRLEQIYKEAPVFERYFRILITNAFISQRQRILSSLEKDTKARYLEFCKAYPNIENRVTNYHIANYLGVTPENLSRVRSKLKR
- a CDS encoding OsmC family peroxiredoxin; the protein is MKFTRKANAEWKGSGKEGKGKITTGSKVLDGTQYSFHTRFEDEKKGTNPEELIGAAHAGCFAMQLSFLLNEEDFTATSLDVDATVTFEDGAITKVVLNLKGDVPKIDAEKFQQIAHKAKEVCPVSKLLNTTIELKVELVS
- a CDS encoding FAD-binding oxidoreductase encodes the protein MEHRIELKKIEHINHNVVHLVADKPKGYTFHPGQATEVSIDKEGWKDKKRPFTFTSLPEDHELEFTIKSYPSHDGVTEQIEQLKVGDHMWIGDAWGAISYKGKGAFIAGGAGITPFIAIMKDLKRKGELEGNQLFFGNHKEKDIIYKNNLEAWLGNQCHLILSEENHEDYDHGQIDKDFLKKHNLETTTPVYLCGPPPMVEAISATLYEMGLPKSQLVTEA
- a CDS encoding alkene reductase; the encoded protein is MSTQHLLTPYHKNCSLKNRVVMAPMTRSRADNDGNVPTNELHGLYYEQRASAGLIITEGSQVSERAVGYIHTAGIHSEAQVEGWKQVTKRVHDKGGKIFIQLWHVGRMSHPDFHDGKLPLSASAINPDAQCYTPEGFKDTVIPKAMSLEEIKTTVNDFKNAAANAVKAGFDGVEIHSSNGYLFHQFFNGTSNKRTDDYGGSIENRTRFFFEVLDAIKTVIPQESIGARFNPSLHGLFGITMDEETIPTFEYIIKKLNDYNLAYVHLSEPFTDVSEIAYAVKDIAKHFRPLYNGTLMINSEFDQDKGNKVIEEGHADLVSYGKLYISNPDLVERFTYDLELADWDKDTFYTTGAKGYTDYPKAKKTQEV
- a CDS encoding 5'-3'-deoxyribonucleotidase, with protein sequence MTIFVDMDDVLADTYGKHIELYNKEHSTSLSVANIEHGEVWQNVPEAHAGSINKHVHTPGFFRNLEPIADSQEVIKALWDQHEVYIATAATQFPNSLQEKSAWLAEFFPFITWQHQIMCGHKFILNGDLLIDDRSYNLDPFEGDTLLFNSPHNRKDVGYERVGSWKEIAEKLL
- a CDS encoding heme-binding protein; this translates as MNITLEQAQNIIEKAKAKAIEIDTKMNISVVDSGANQVAFVRMDGAWLGSADISLKKAKTARFFDMPTGDIGKLSQPAGSLFNIEHSNGGLISFPGGIPIKNASGEIIGAIGVSGSSVENDHTVAEAGAKAL
- a CDS encoding sorbosone dehydrogenase family protein: MKKLPLVIIAATLFLGCKDNVSKEEKKEIASTANDKVETAIGTLELVAPYSSESVTKESKIVPWPDGMTPKAPAGFTVSRFADSLEHPRWTYLAPNGDYFVSEANTKNSANQISLLRDTDNDGMIDERHVFLEDLNQPFGMLVIDDHFYVANTDGLYKYPYKEGMTKMTSPGDKIVELSASGYNNHWTRNIITNKAKDKIYISVGSASNVGEQGMEKEERRANILEVNLDGSGEIIYASGLRNPVGMDWNPSTGALWTAVNERDKLGDSLVPDYMTSVKKGGWYGWPYSYYGAIKDPRWKDEPHDSLVQKAIIPDVPLGSHTASLGLTFYTNDAFPSTYKNGAFIGQHGSWNRANFAGYKVVFVPFTNGKPQQPEDFLTGFIAEGEESEVYGRPVGVTVAKDGALLVNDDDAGIIWRVAPTS